Below is a genomic region from Deinococcus misasensis DSM 22328.
GGGGGCATTGTGCTCTGGATCATCGAGTCCTATCCCAGACGTGAAATCACTCGTGAGACCACCGACATCAGTCTCAAACAGGCCCTGATTGTGGGGCTGGCCCAGATCTGCTCTTTGATTCCTGGGGTGTCCAGAAGTGCCAGCACCATCATGGGTGGGATGCTTGCAGGCATGAGCCGTTCCGCAGCCACCGGTTTCAGTTTCTACCTGTCCATGCCTGTTCTGGGAGGGGCATCCATTTATTCCTTGCTCAAGGACATGGACAACCTTGGAGACCATGGCATGACCAACATCGTGATTGGTCTGGTGGTGTCTTTTGTGACCAGTTTGCTGGCAATTGGCTGGCTTTTGAAGTTCATCTCCAAAAACAACTTCAAAGGATTTGCCATTTACCGCATCATTGCGGGCATTGTGATTTTGATTCTGGTGTACACCGGGGTGATTTCCAATGTCCGGGCGTAAGAACCCCGCCTCGCTGTCGCTTTCCTCCCC
It encodes:
- a CDS encoding undecaprenyl-diphosphate phosphatase, which codes for MFDWIKAAIMGVVEGITEFLPISSTGHLIVTSDLLKFTGSNTFEIVIQLGGVLAVLCFYFRDILKQAQGITSSREVQRFWLGIIIAVIPAVSIAFLFQDQIQKYLFNSTTVAISLIVGGIVLWIIESYPRREITRETTDISLKQALIVGLAQICSLIPGVSRSASTIMGGMLAGMSRSAATGFSFYLSMPVLGGASIYSLLKDMDNLGDHGMTNIVIGLVVSFVTSLLAIGWLLKFISKNNFKGFAIYRIIAGIVILILVYTGVISNVRA